In Indicator indicator isolate 239-I01 chromosome 28, UM_Iind_1.1, whole genome shotgun sequence, one DNA window encodes the following:
- the HSPA5 gene encoding endoplasmic reticulum chaperone BiP, which produces MRHLLLALLLLSAARADDEEKKEDVGTVVGIDLGTTYSCVGVFKNGRVEIIANDQGNRITPSYVAFTPEGERLIGDAAKNQLTSNPENTVFDAKRLIGRTWNDPSVQQDIKYLPFKVVERKAKPHIQVDVGGGQTKTFAPEEISAMVLTKMKETAEAYLGKKVTHAVVTVPAYFNDAQRQATKDAGTIAGLNVMRIINEPTAAAIAYGLDKREGEKNILVFDLGGGTFDVSLLTIDNGVFEVVATNGDTHLGGEDFDQRVMEHFIKLYKKKTGKDVRKDNRAVQKLRREVEKAKRALSSQHQARIEIESFFEGEDFSETLTRAKFEELNMDLFRSTMKPVQKVLEDSDLKKSDIDEIVLVGGSTRIPKIQQLVKEFFNGKEPSRGINPDEAVAYGAAVQAGVLSGDQDTGDLVLLDVCPLTLGIETVGGVMTKLIPRNTVVPTKKSQIFSTASDNQPTVTIKVYEGERPLTKDNHLLGTFDLTGIPPAPRGVPQIEVTFEIDVNGILRVTAEDKGTGNKNKITITNDQNRLTPEEIERMVNDAEKFAEEDKKLKERIDARNELESYAYSLKNQIGDKEKLGGKLSSDDKETIEKAVEEKIEWLESHQDGDIEDFKAKKKELEEVVQPIVSKLYGSAGPPPGEEEAADKDEL; this is translated from the exons ATGAGGCACCTTCTGTTGGCGCTGCTGCTACTGAGCGCCGCTCGGGCGGACGacgaggagaagaaggaagatgtGGGCACGGTGGTGGGCATCGACCTCGGTACCACCTACTCCTG CGTCGGCGTCTTCAAGAATGGCCGCGTGGAAATCATCGCCAACGACCAGGGGAACCGCATCACGCCTTCCTATGTGGCATTCACGCCTGAGGGGGAGCGCTTGATCGGGGACGCCGCCAAGAACCAGCTTACATCCAACCCCGAGAACACTGTGTTCGATGCCAAGCGGCTCATCGGCCGCACATGGAATGACCCTTCCGTGCAACAGGACATCAAGTACCTGCCCTTCAAG GTTGTTGAAAGGAAAGCCAAACCCCATATCCAAGTCGATGTTGGAGGTGGACAGACAAAAACATTTGCTCCTGAAGAAATATCTGCTATGGTCCTGACGAAGATGAAGGAAACAGCAGAGGCTTATTTGGGGAAGAAA gttacTCATGCTGTTGTTACTGTGCCAGCCTACTTCAATGATGCTCAGCGTCAGGCTACTAAAGATGCTGGTACTATTGCTGGACTGAATGTGATGAGAATTATTAATGAGCC AACGGCTGCTGCCATTGCCTATGGGCTGGACAAGAGAGAAGGTGAGAAGAACATCCTTGTGTTTGACTTGGGTGGTGGAACTTTTGATGTCTCCCTCCTCACAATTGACAACGGAGTCTTTGAAGTTGTGGCGACTAATGGTGACACTCACCTGGGTGGAGAAGACTTTGACCAACGTGTTATGGAACACTTCATCAAACTTTacaagaagaaaacaggaaaagatgTCAGGAAGGATAACCGAGCTGTGCAGAAGTTGAGACGGGAAGTGGAGAAAGCAAAGCGAGCCTTGTCATCTCAGCACCAGGCTAGAATTGAAATAGAATCCTTCTTTGAAGGAGAAGATTTCTCAGAGACACTCACTCGAGCCAAGTTTGAGGAGCTGAACATG GATCTGTTCCGTTCCACTATGAAGCCTGTTCAGAAAGTACTGGAAGATTCTGACCTAAAGAAGTCTGACATTGATGAGATTGTCCTTGTTGGTGGCTCTACTCGCATTCCCAAAATACAGCAACTAGTTAAGGAGTTCTTCAATGGGAAAGAGCCATCTCGTGGCATTAATCCAGATGAGGCTGTGGCCTATGGTGCAGCTGTCCAGGCTGGTGTTCTCTCTGGGGACCAAGATACAG GTGACTTGGTGTTGCTTGATGTCTGTCCTCTGACACTTGGCATTGAGACTGTTGGAGGTGTAATGACTAAACTGATCCCAAGAAACACTGTTGTTCCCACAAAGAAGTCCCAGATCTTCTCCACTGCTTCTGACAACCAGCCAACTGTGACAATCAAGGTCTATGAAG GTGAGCGTCCCCTCACAAAGGATAATCATCTGCTGGGAACATTTGATCTCACTGGAATCCCTCCTGCCCCTCGTGGTGTCCCCCAGATTGAGGTTACCTTCGAGATAGATGTGAACGGAATCCTCCGTGTCACAGCTGAAGACAAGGGCACTGGGAACAAAAACAAGATCACCATCACAAATGATCAGAACAGGCTGACACCAGAAGAGATTGAGAGGATGGTTAATGATGCTGAGAAATTTGCAGAGGAAGACAAGAAGCTTAAAGAACGCATTGATGCTCGGAATGAGCTGGAAAGCTATGCCTATTCACTGAAGAACCAGATTGGGGACAAGGAGAAGCTGGGTGGGAAGCTGTCAAGTGATGACAAAGAAACAATAGAGAAAGCAGTAGAGGAAAAGATTGAGTGGCTTGAAAGCCATCAAGATGGAGATATTGAAGACTTCAAAGCCAaaaagaaggagctggaggaagtTGTTCAGCCAATTGTTAGCAAGCTCTATGGAAGTGCAGGCCCTCCCCCTGgtgaagaggaagcagcagacAAGGATGAGTTGTAG
- the RABEPK gene encoding rab9 effector protein with kelch motifs: MGPRVLPLLEPGRCPQPASWYRLSPRGNGPSGRVGHGCLFLPGGGSGRVLLLGGADPAGAFADAYFVELGSHRWTTADWNGLRPRYEHATFLSAAARPRLWVFGGAHPAGNRSCVQVLDLEIGTWESPEVSGLQPLPRTFHTSSAAIGDCLYVFGGGDKGAEPVKDQRLHVFDTATLTWSQPDTHGEPPTPRHGHVMVAVGTKLFIHGGLAGDVFYNDLFCIDTNDMRWVKIPATGDIPGRRASHSSAVFKDQLYIFGGIGPEGTLDTTYKYHTEKQQWTLLHFNSPLPAGRLDHAMCIIPWLAGKSADRGAVAWEDKDGTQMTVSADDGAGPGWKSQEEEHSEDTVMHLLLVFGGMDTEGEIFRDCVVSLIE, encoded by the exons ATGGGGCCGAGGGTGCTGCCGCTGCTAGAGCCGGGCCGTTGCCCTCAGCCGGCCAGTTG GTACCGGCTGTCGCCGCGCGGTAACGGGCCCAGCGGACGCGTGGGACACGGCTGCCTCTTCCTGCCCGGTGGCGGGTCCGGCCGTGTCCTGCTCCTGGGTGGCGCAGACCCCGCCGGCGCCTTCGCAGACGCCTACTTCGTGGAGCTAG GTTCTCACCGCTGGACCACGGCCGACTGGAACGGGCTGCGGCCGCGCTACGAACACGCTACTTTCCTGTCTGCCGCTGCCCGCCCGCGCCTCTGGGTCTTTGGTGGCGCCCACCCGGCCGGGAACCGGAGCTGCGTCCAGGTGCTGGACCTGG AAATAGGAACCTGGGAGAGTCCTGAAGTGAGCGGCCTGCAGCCGTTGCCTAGGACATTTCACACCTCCTCAGCAGCTATAGGAGACTGTCTGTATGTGTTTGGAGGAGGAGATAAAGGAGCAGAACCAGTGAAAGACCAGCGCCTTCATGTGTTTGACACAG CCACCTTGACCTGGTCCCAGCCAGATACTCACGGGGAGCCCCCCACTCCTCGACATGGACACGTTATGGTTGCAGTTGGGACCAAGCTCTTCATCCATGGAGGCTTAGCTGGAGATGTTTTTTACAATGATCTGTTCTGCATTGATACAA ATGACATGAGATGGGTTAAGATTCCAGCCACTGGTGACATCCCTGGAAGACGGGCATCCCACTCATCAGCTGTATTTAAGGACCAATTGTACATTTTTGGTGGAATAGGTCCTGAGGGGACACTAGACACTACATATAAGTATCACACAG agaagcagcaatggACACTCCTACATTTCAATTCCCCTTTGCCTGCTGGGAGGCTGGACCATGCCATGTGCATCATTCCGTGGCTGGCTGGAAAGAGTGCAGACAGAGGAGCTGTTGCCTGGGAAGACAAAGATGGAACGCAGATGACTGTGTCAGCAGATGATGGAGCTGGTCCTGGGtggaagagccaggaggaggagcattCTGAAGATACAGTGATGCACCTGCTGTTGGTATTTGGTGGAATGGACACAGAGGGCGAGATATTCAGGGACTGCGTGGTCAGTCTGATTGAATAG
- the PPP6C gene encoding serine/threonine-protein phosphatase 6 catalytic subunit isoform X2, whose protein sequence is MAPLDLDKYVEIARLCKYLPENDLKRLCDYVCDLLLEESNVQPVSTPVTVCGDIHGQGDFVDRGYYSLETFTYLLALKAKWPDRITLLRGNHESRQITQVYGFYDECQTKYGNANAWRYCTKVFDMLTIAALIDEQILCVHGGLSPDIKTLDQIRTIERNQEIPHKGAFCDLVWSDPEDVDTWAISPRGAGWLFGAKVTNEFVHINNLKLICRAHQLVHEGYKFMFDEKLVTVWSAPNYCYRCGNIASIMVFKDVNTREPKLFRAVPDSERVIPPRTTTPYFL, encoded by the exons ATGGCGCCGCTGGACCTGGACAAGTACGTGGAGATCGCGCGGCTCTGCAAGTACCTGCCCGAGAACGACCTCAAG CGCCTCTGCGACTATGTGTGcgacctgctgctggaggagtctAACGTTCAGCCCGTCTCCACGCCCGTCACCGTCTGCGGAGACATCCACGGGCAG GGTGACTTTGTAGATAGAGGTTATTATAGTCTTGAGACTTTCACTTACCTTCTTGCACTAAAAGCTAAGTGGCCTGATCGTATCACACTGTTAAGAGGCAATCATGAGAGCAGGCAGATAACACAAGTGTATGGATTTTATG ATGAGTGCCAAACCAAATATGGAAATGCTAATGCTTGGAGATACTGCACCAAAGTCTTCGACATGCTCACAATAGCAGCT ctaATAGATGAGCAGATTCTCTGTGTGCATGGTGGCCTCTCTCCAGACATCAAGACGTTGGATCAGATTCGAACCATTGAACGTAATCAAGAGATCCCCCACAAAGGAGCCTTCTGTGACCTCGTTTGGTCTGATCCAGAAGATGTTGACACCTGGGCCATCAGCCCACGTGGAGCAGGCTGGCTTTTCGGCGCCAAGGTGACGAATGAG TTTGTTCACATCAACAACTTGAAACTCATCTGCAGAGCTCACCAGCTAGTTCATGAAGGCTATAAATTCATGTTTGATGAGAAATTGGTAACGGTATGGTCTGCTCCCAATTACTGCTACCGCTGTGGAAATATTGCATCCATCATGGTCTTTAAAGACGTAAATACAAGAGAACCAAAGTTATTCCGCGCAGTTCCAGACTCAGAACGTGTAATTCCACCTAGGACAACCACGCCGTACTTCCTCTGA
- the PPP6C gene encoding serine/threonine-protein phosphatase 6 catalytic subunit isoform X1 → MAPLDLDKYVEIARLCKYLPENDLKRLCDYVCDLLLEESNVQPVSTPVTVCGDIHGQFYDLCELFRTGGQVPDTNYIFMGDFVDRGYYSLETFTYLLALKAKWPDRITLLRGNHESRQITQVYGFYDECQTKYGNANAWRYCTKVFDMLTIAALIDEQILCVHGGLSPDIKTLDQIRTIERNQEIPHKGAFCDLVWSDPEDVDTWAISPRGAGWLFGAKVTNEFVHINNLKLICRAHQLVHEGYKFMFDEKLVTVWSAPNYCYRCGNIASIMVFKDVNTREPKLFRAVPDSERVIPPRTTTPYFL, encoded by the exons ATGGCGCCGCTGGACCTGGACAAGTACGTGGAGATCGCGCGGCTCTGCAAGTACCTGCCCGAGAACGACCTCAAG CGCCTCTGCGACTATGTGTGcgacctgctgctggaggagtctAACGTTCAGCCCGTCTCCACGCCCGTCACCGTCTGCGGAGACATCCACGGGCAG TTTTATGACTTGTGCGAGCTGTTCAGGACCGGTGGTCAGGTCCCTGACACCAACTACATTTTCATG GGTGACTTTGTAGATAGAGGTTATTATAGTCTTGAGACTTTCACTTACCTTCTTGCACTAAAAGCTAAGTGGCCTGATCGTATCACACTGTTAAGAGGCAATCATGAGAGCAGGCAGATAACACAAGTGTATGGATTTTATG ATGAGTGCCAAACCAAATATGGAAATGCTAATGCTTGGAGATACTGCACCAAAGTCTTCGACATGCTCACAATAGCAGCT ctaATAGATGAGCAGATTCTCTGTGTGCATGGTGGCCTCTCTCCAGACATCAAGACGTTGGATCAGATTCGAACCATTGAACGTAATCAAGAGATCCCCCACAAAGGAGCCTTCTGTGACCTCGTTTGGTCTGATCCAGAAGATGTTGACACCTGGGCCATCAGCCCACGTGGAGCAGGCTGGCTTTTCGGCGCCAAGGTGACGAATGAG TTTGTTCACATCAACAACTTGAAACTCATCTGCAGAGCTCACCAGCTAGTTCATGAAGGCTATAAATTCATGTTTGATGAGAAATTGGTAACGGTATGGTCTGCTCCCAATTACTGCTACCGCTGTGGAAATATTGCATCCATCATGGTCTTTAAAGACGTAAATACAAGAGAACCAAAGTTATTCCGCGCAGTTCCAGACTCAGAACGTGTAATTCCACCTAGGACAACCACGCCGTACTTCCTCTGA
- the ARPC5L gene encoding actin-related protein 2/3 complex subunit 5-like protein isoform X2, with protein MARSTLSSRFRRLDIDQYDENRFVEEPEEAAAAGPDACPEVEALLRQGDALRAFHAAIRSHPVNSKNPAVKEQAQGTMLKVLTSFKSSEIEQAVNSLDRNGIDLLMKYIYKGFEKPTENSSAILLQWHEKALAVGGLGSIVRVLTARKTV; from the exons ATGGCGCGGAGCACGCTCTCCTCCCGCTTCCGCCGCCTCGACATCGACCAGTACGACGAGAACCGGTTCGTGGAGGAGCccgaggaggcggcggcggctggGCCCGACGCCTGCCCGGAGGTGGAGGCGCTGCTGAGGCA AGGGGACGCGCTGCGAGCTTTCCACGCCGCCATTCGGAGCCATCCCGTGAACAGCAAGAACCCAGCGGTGAAG GAGCAGGCCCAGGGAACCATGCTTAAAGTCCTCACGTCttttaaaagcagtgaaatAGAACAAGCAGTGAATTCCTTAGACAGAAATGGCATTGACTTGTTAATGAAGTACATTTataaaggatttgaaaagcCGACAGAAAATAGCAGTGCAATATTACTTCAGTGGCATGAAAAG GCATTAGCAGTAGGTGGACTAGGTTCCATAGTAAGAGTTCTTACAGCAAGAAAGACTGTTTAA
- the ARPC5L gene encoding actin-related protein 2/3 complex subunit 5-like protein isoform X1, whose protein sequence is MARSTLSSRFRRLDIDQYDENRFVEEPEEAAAAGPDACPEVEALLRHPRCTGDALRAFHAAIRSHPVNSKNPAVKEQAQGTMLKVLTSFKSSEIEQAVNSLDRNGIDLLMKYIYKGFEKPTENSSAILLQWHEKALAVGGLGSIVRVLTARKTV, encoded by the exons ATGGCGCGGAGCACGCTCTCCTCCCGCTTCCGCCGCCTCGACATCGACCAGTACGACGAGAACCGGTTCGTGGAGGAGCccgaggaggcggcggcggctggGCCCGACGCCTGCCCGGAGGTGGAGGCGCTGCTGAGGCA CCCGCGGTGCACAGGGGACGCGCTGCGAGCTTTCCACGCCGCCATTCGGAGCCATCCCGTGAACAGCAAGAACCCAGCGGTGAAG GAGCAGGCCCAGGGAACCATGCTTAAAGTCCTCACGTCttttaaaagcagtgaaatAGAACAAGCAGTGAATTCCTTAGACAGAAATGGCATTGACTTGTTAATGAAGTACATTTataaaggatttgaaaagcCGACAGAAAATAGCAGTGCAATATTACTTCAGTGGCATGAAAAG GCATTAGCAGTAGGTGGACTAGGTTCCATAGTAAGAGTTCTTACAGCAAGAAAGACTGTTTAA